The following nucleotide sequence is from Calidithermus timidus DSM 17022.
CACATCCTGCAAAACTTCGCCCCATCCAACCTAAACCGCGACGACACCGGCTCCCCTAAGGACGCCTTCTTTGGCGGGGTGCGCCGCGGGCGCATCAGCAGCCAGTGCCTCAAGCGGGCCGTGCGGGAGTACGTGCGCGATAACCCCAATGGCTTGCCCCAGGAAGCGACCGCCATCCGCACCAAGCGCCTGGCGCAGGAGCTGGTGAGCCAGTTGACCGCCAAAGGCCGCCCGGAGGATGAGGCGCGGCAGAAGGTCAAGGCGGCCTTGGGGGGCATAGGCCTCAAAGTGGGGGATGAGGATAAAACCCAGTACCTAGTGTTTTTGGGCAGACAAGAGGTGGCCCAAATTGCCGACCTCATCCACCAACACTGGGACGGCCTGGTGGCCTCCGAAGAGGAAGAAGAGAAAGGCAAAAAGAAAGCCAAGGACGCCAAGAAAGCCGCCAAGGAAGCGATCCCCAATGAGATCAAAAAAGCCTTAGGCCGTGTGCTAAATGGCGGCAAGGCCCTGGACGTGGCCCTGTTCGGGCGCATGCTGGCCGATTTGCCCGAGAAAAACCAGGATGCCGCCTGCCAGGTGGCCCACGCCCTCTCCACCCACGCCATCGAGCGCGAGTTCGACTTCTACACCGCCGTAGACGACCTCAAGCCCGACGACAACGCCGGGGCCGACATGATCGGCACGGTGGAGTTCAACTCGGCGTGCTACTACCGCTACGCCGCGCTCGACCTAAAGAAACTCCACGAGAACCTCCAGGGCGATAGCGAGCTGATGCTCAAAGGCCTCGAGGCCTTCCTCAGGGCCATCGTCAAGGCCAAGCCCAACGGTAAGCAGAACGCCTTCGCCGCCCACAACGACCCCGAGTATGTGGCGATAACGGTGCGCCAGGAGGCCGACCCGCGTAACCTGGCCAACGCCTTCGAGAAGCCGGTGCGCCCCAGCCGCGACCAGAGCCTCACCGAGGCCTCGGCGGAGCGGCTCGAGGCCAAGTGGCAGAAGCTGGCCGAGGCCTACGGGCAAAACGGGCAGGTCTTCGTGCTGAACCTGAGCGATCTCGAGTCCAAGCTGGGCACACAGGTGAAGAATCTGGACGAGCTGCTCGAAGAAACCCTGAAAGC
It contains:
- the cas7e gene encoding type I-E CRISPR-associated protein Cas7/Cse4/CasC, with protein sequence MKHLLEIHILQNFAPSNLNRDDTGSPKDAFFGGVRRGRISSQCLKRAVREYVRDNPNGLPQEATAIRTKRLAQELVSQLTAKGRPEDEARQKVKAALGGIGLKVGDEDKTQYLVFLGRQEVAQIADLIHQHWDGLVASEEEEEKGKKKAKDAKKAAKEAIPNEIKKALGRVLNGGKALDVALFGRMLADLPEKNQDAACQVAHALSTHAIEREFDFYTAVDDLKPDDNAGADMIGTVEFNSACYYRYAALDLKKLHENLQGDSELMLKGLEAFLRAIVKAKPNGKQNAFAAHNDPEYVAITVRQEADPRNLANAFEKPVRPSRDQSLTEASAERLEAKWQKLAEAYGQNGQVFVLNLSDLESKLGTQVKNLDELLEETLKAVRANLGV